Proteins encoded within one genomic window of Lemur catta isolate mLemCat1 chromosome 23, mLemCat1.pri, whole genome shotgun sequence:
- the RBBP5 gene encoding retinoblastoma-binding protein 5 isoform X1: MNLELLESFGQNYPEEADGTLDCISMALTCTFNRWGTLLAVGCNDGRIVIWDFLTRGIAKIISAHIHPVCSLCWSRDGHKLVSASTDNIVSQWDVLSGDCDQRFRFPSPILKVQYHPRDQNKVLVCPMKSAPVMLTLSDSKHVVLPVDDDSDLNVVASFDRRGEYIYTGNAKGKILVLKTDSQDLVASFRVTTGTSNTTAIKSIEFARKGSCFLINTADRIIRVYDGREILTCGRDGEPEPMQKLQDLVNRTPWKKCCFSGDGEYIVAGSARQHALYIWEKSIGNLVKILHGTRGELLLDVAWHPVRPIIASISSGVVSIWAQNQVENWSAFAPDFKELDENVEYEERESEFDIEDEDKSEPEQTGADAAEDEEVDVTSVDPIAAFCSSDEELEDSKALLYLPIAPEVEDPEENPYGPPPDAVQTSLMDEGASSEKKRQSSADGSQPPKKKPKTTNIELQGVPNDEVHPLLGVKGDGKSKKKQAGRPKGSKGKEKDSPFKPKLYKGDRGLPLEGSAKGKVQAELSQPLTAHQYWIAPEGPHP, from the exons ATGAACCTCGAGTTGCTGG AGTCCTTTGGGCAGAACTATCCAGAG gagGCTGATGGAACTTTGGATTGTATCAGCATGGCCCTGACTTGCACCTTTAACAGGTGGGGCACACTGCTTGCAGTTGGCTGTAATGATGGCCGAATTGTCATCTGGGATTTCTTGACAAGAGGCATCGCTAAAATAATTAGTGCACACATCCATCCAGTCTGTTCTTTATg CTGGAGTCGAGATGGCCATAAGCTTGTGAGTGCTTCCACTGATAACATAGTGTCACAGTGGGACGTTCTTTCAGGCGACTGCGACCAGAGGTTTCGATTCCCTTCACCCATCTTAAAAGTCCAGTATCATCCACGAGATCA gAACAAGGTTCTCGTGTGTCCCATGAAATCTGCTCCTGTCATGTTGACCCTTTCAGATTCCAAACATGTTGTTCTGCCGGTAGACGATGACTCCGATTTGAACGTGGTGGCATCTTTTGATAGGCGAGGGGAATATATTTATACGGGAAATGCAAAAGGCAAG ATTTTGGTCCTAAAAACCGATTCTCAGGATCTTGTTGCTTCCTTCAGAGTAACAACTGGAACAAGCAATACCACGGCCATTAAATCAATTGAATTTGCCCGGAAAGGGAG TTGCTTTTTAATTAACACGGCAGATCGAATAATCAGAGTTTATGATGGCAGAGAAATCTTAACCTGTGGAAGAGATGGAGAGCCTGAACCCATGCAAAAACTGCAGGACTTGGTGAATAG GACCCCGTGGAAGAAATGTTGTTTCTCTGGGGATGGGGAATACATAGTGGCAGGTTCTGCCCGGCAGCATGCCCTGTACATCTGGGAGAAGAGCATCGGTAACCTGGTGAAGATTCTCCATGGAACGAGAGGAGAACTCCTCTTGGATGTAGCT TGGCATCCTGTTCGACCCATCATAGCATCCATTTCTAGTGGAGTGGTATCTATCTGGGCACAAAATCAAGTG GAAAACTGGAGTGCATTTgcaccagatttcaaagaattGGATGAAAATGTAGAATATGAGGAAAGGGAATCAGAGTTTGATATTGAAGATGAAGATAAGAGTGAGCCTGAGCAAACAG GGGCTGATGCTGCAGAAGATGAGGAGGTGGATGTTACCAGTGTGGACCCCATTGCTGCCTTCTGTAGCAG TGATGAAGAGCTGGAAGATTCAAAGGCTCTATTGTATTTACCCATTGCCCCTGAGGTAGAAGACCCAGAAGAAAATCCTTACGGCCCCCCACCTGATGCAGTCCAAACCTCCTTGATGGACGAAGGGGCTAGTTCAGAGAAGAAGAGGCAGTCGTCAGCAGACGGGTCCCAGCCACCCAAGAAGAAGCCCAAAACAACCAATATAGAACTTCAAGGAGTACCAAATGATG AAGTCCATCCACTACTGGGTGTGAAGGGGGATGGCAAATCCAAGAAGAAGCAAGCAGGCCGGCCTAAAGGATCAAAAGGTAAAGAGAAAGATTCTCCATTTAAACCGAAACTCTACAAAGGGGACAGAGGTTTACCTCTGGAAGGATCAGCGAAGGGTAAAGTGCAGGCGGAACTCAGCCAGCCCTTGACAG
- the RBBP5 gene encoding retinoblastoma-binding protein 5 isoform X2 yields the protein MNLELLESFGQNYPEEADGTLDCISMALTCTFNRWGTLLAVGCNDGRIVIWDFLTRGIAKIISAHIHPVCSLCWSRDGHKLVSASTDNIVSQWDVLSGDCDQRFRFPSPILKVQYHPRDQNKVLVCPMKSAPVMLTLSDSKHVVLPVDDDSDLNVVASFDRRGEYIYTGNAKGKILVLKTDSQDLVASFRVTTGTSNTTAIKSIEFARKGSCFLINTADRIIRVYDGREILTCGRDGEPEPMQKLQDLVNRTPWKKCCFSGDGEYIVAGSARQHALYIWEKSIGNLVKILHGTRGELLLDVAWHPVRPIIASISSGVVSIWAQNQVENWSAFAPDFKELDENVEYEERESEFDIEDEDKSEPEQTGADAAEDEEVDVTSVDPIAAFCSSDEELEDSKALLYLPIAPEVEDPEENPYGPPPDAVQTSLMDEGASSEKKRQSSADGSQPPKKKPKTTNIELQGVPNDEVHPLLGVKGDGKSKKKQAGRPKGSKGKEKDSPFKPKLYKGDRGLPLEGSAKGKVQAELSQPLTAGGAISELL from the exons ATGAACCTCGAGTTGCTGG AGTCCTTTGGGCAGAACTATCCAGAG gagGCTGATGGAACTTTGGATTGTATCAGCATGGCCCTGACTTGCACCTTTAACAGGTGGGGCACACTGCTTGCAGTTGGCTGTAATGATGGCCGAATTGTCATCTGGGATTTCTTGACAAGAGGCATCGCTAAAATAATTAGTGCACACATCCATCCAGTCTGTTCTTTATg CTGGAGTCGAGATGGCCATAAGCTTGTGAGTGCTTCCACTGATAACATAGTGTCACAGTGGGACGTTCTTTCAGGCGACTGCGACCAGAGGTTTCGATTCCCTTCACCCATCTTAAAAGTCCAGTATCATCCACGAGATCA gAACAAGGTTCTCGTGTGTCCCATGAAATCTGCTCCTGTCATGTTGACCCTTTCAGATTCCAAACATGTTGTTCTGCCGGTAGACGATGACTCCGATTTGAACGTGGTGGCATCTTTTGATAGGCGAGGGGAATATATTTATACGGGAAATGCAAAAGGCAAG ATTTTGGTCCTAAAAACCGATTCTCAGGATCTTGTTGCTTCCTTCAGAGTAACAACTGGAACAAGCAATACCACGGCCATTAAATCAATTGAATTTGCCCGGAAAGGGAG TTGCTTTTTAATTAACACGGCAGATCGAATAATCAGAGTTTATGATGGCAGAGAAATCTTAACCTGTGGAAGAGATGGAGAGCCTGAACCCATGCAAAAACTGCAGGACTTGGTGAATAG GACCCCGTGGAAGAAATGTTGTTTCTCTGGGGATGGGGAATACATAGTGGCAGGTTCTGCCCGGCAGCATGCCCTGTACATCTGGGAGAAGAGCATCGGTAACCTGGTGAAGATTCTCCATGGAACGAGAGGAGAACTCCTCTTGGATGTAGCT TGGCATCCTGTTCGACCCATCATAGCATCCATTTCTAGTGGAGTGGTATCTATCTGGGCACAAAATCAAGTG GAAAACTGGAGTGCATTTgcaccagatttcaaagaattGGATGAAAATGTAGAATATGAGGAAAGGGAATCAGAGTTTGATATTGAAGATGAAGATAAGAGTGAGCCTGAGCAAACAG GGGCTGATGCTGCAGAAGATGAGGAGGTGGATGTTACCAGTGTGGACCCCATTGCTGCCTTCTGTAGCAG TGATGAAGAGCTGGAAGATTCAAAGGCTCTATTGTATTTACCCATTGCCCCTGAGGTAGAAGACCCAGAAGAAAATCCTTACGGCCCCCCACCTGATGCAGTCCAAACCTCCTTGATGGACGAAGGGGCTAGTTCAGAGAAGAAGAGGCAGTCGTCAGCAGACGGGTCCCAGCCACCCAAGAAGAAGCCCAAAACAACCAATATAGAACTTCAAGGAGTACCAAATGATG AAGTCCATCCACTACTGGGTGTGAAGGGGGATGGCAAATCCAAGAAGAAGCAAGCAGGCCGGCCTAAAGGATCAAAAGGTAAAGAGAAAGATTCTCCATTTAAACCGAAACTCTACAAAGGGGACAGAGGTTTACCTCTGGAAGGATCAGCGAAGGGTAAAGTGCAGGCGGAACTCAGCCAGCCCTTGACAG
- the RBBP5 gene encoding retinoblastoma-binding protein 5 isoform X3 yields MNLELLESFGQNYPEEADGTLDCISMALTCTFNRWGTLLAVGCNDGRIVIWDFLTRGIAKIISAHIHPVCSLCWSRDGHKLVSASTDNIVSQWDVLSGDCDQRFRFPSPILKVQYHPRDQNKVLVCPMKSAPVMLTLSDSKHVVLPVDDDSDLNVVASFDRRGEYIYTGNAKGKILVLKTDSQDLVASFRVTTGTSNTTAIKSIEFARKGSCFLINTADRIIRVYDGREILTCGRDGEPEPMQKLQDLVNRTPWKKCCFSGDGEYIVAGSARQHALYIWEKSIGNLVKILHGTRGELLLDVAWHPVRPIIASISSGVVSIWAQNQVENWSAFAPDFKELDENVEYEERESEFDIEDEDKSEPEQTGADAAEDEEVDVTSVDPIAAFCSSDEELEDSKALLYLPIAPEVEDPEENPYGPPPDAVQTSLMDEGASSEKKRQSSADGSQPPKKKPKTTNIELQGVPNDEVHPLLGVKGDGKSKKKQAGRPKGSKGKEKDSPFKPKLYKGDRGLPLEGSAKGKVQAELSQPLTVNISHLPI; encoded by the exons ATGAACCTCGAGTTGCTGG AGTCCTTTGGGCAGAACTATCCAGAG gagGCTGATGGAACTTTGGATTGTATCAGCATGGCCCTGACTTGCACCTTTAACAGGTGGGGCACACTGCTTGCAGTTGGCTGTAATGATGGCCGAATTGTCATCTGGGATTTCTTGACAAGAGGCATCGCTAAAATAATTAGTGCACACATCCATCCAGTCTGTTCTTTATg CTGGAGTCGAGATGGCCATAAGCTTGTGAGTGCTTCCACTGATAACATAGTGTCACAGTGGGACGTTCTTTCAGGCGACTGCGACCAGAGGTTTCGATTCCCTTCACCCATCTTAAAAGTCCAGTATCATCCACGAGATCA gAACAAGGTTCTCGTGTGTCCCATGAAATCTGCTCCTGTCATGTTGACCCTTTCAGATTCCAAACATGTTGTTCTGCCGGTAGACGATGACTCCGATTTGAACGTGGTGGCATCTTTTGATAGGCGAGGGGAATATATTTATACGGGAAATGCAAAAGGCAAG ATTTTGGTCCTAAAAACCGATTCTCAGGATCTTGTTGCTTCCTTCAGAGTAACAACTGGAACAAGCAATACCACGGCCATTAAATCAATTGAATTTGCCCGGAAAGGGAG TTGCTTTTTAATTAACACGGCAGATCGAATAATCAGAGTTTATGATGGCAGAGAAATCTTAACCTGTGGAAGAGATGGAGAGCCTGAACCCATGCAAAAACTGCAGGACTTGGTGAATAG GACCCCGTGGAAGAAATGTTGTTTCTCTGGGGATGGGGAATACATAGTGGCAGGTTCTGCCCGGCAGCATGCCCTGTACATCTGGGAGAAGAGCATCGGTAACCTGGTGAAGATTCTCCATGGAACGAGAGGAGAACTCCTCTTGGATGTAGCT TGGCATCCTGTTCGACCCATCATAGCATCCATTTCTAGTGGAGTGGTATCTATCTGGGCACAAAATCAAGTG GAAAACTGGAGTGCATTTgcaccagatttcaaagaattGGATGAAAATGTAGAATATGAGGAAAGGGAATCAGAGTTTGATATTGAAGATGAAGATAAGAGTGAGCCTGAGCAAACAG GGGCTGATGCTGCAGAAGATGAGGAGGTGGATGTTACCAGTGTGGACCCCATTGCTGCCTTCTGTAGCAG TGATGAAGAGCTGGAAGATTCAAAGGCTCTATTGTATTTACCCATTGCCCCTGAGGTAGAAGACCCAGAAGAAAATCCTTACGGCCCCCCACCTGATGCAGTCCAAACCTCCTTGATGGACGAAGGGGCTAGTTCAGAGAAGAAGAGGCAGTCGTCAGCAGACGGGTCCCAGCCACCCAAGAAGAAGCCCAAAACAACCAATATAGAACTTCAAGGAGTACCAAATGATG AAGTCCATCCACTACTGGGTGTGAAGGGGGATGGCAAATCCAAGAAGAAGCAAGCAGGCCGGCCTAAAGGATCAAAAGGTAAAGAGAAAGATTCTCCATTTAAACCGAAACTCTACAAAGGGGACAGAGGTTTACCTCTGGAAGGATCAGCGAAGGGTAAAGTGCAGGCGGAACTCAGCCAGCCCTTGACAG
- the RBBP5 gene encoding retinoblastoma-binding protein 5 isoform X4, with protein MNLELLESFGQNYPEEADGTLDCISMALTCTFNRWGTLLAVGCNDGRIVIWDFLTRGIAKIISAHIHPVCSLCWSRDGHKLVSASTDNIVSQWDVLSGDCDQRFRFPSPILKVQYHPRDQNKVLVCPMKSAPVMLTLSDSKHVVLPVDDDSDLNVVASFDRRGEYIYTGNAKGKILVLKTDSQDLVASFRVTTGTSNTTAIKSIEFARKGSCFLINTADRIIRVYDGREILTCGRDGEPEPMQKLQDLVNRTPWKKCCFSGDGEYIVAGSARQHALYIWEKSIGNLVKILHGTRGELLLDVAWHPVRPIIASISSGVVSIWAQNQVENWSAFAPDFKELDENVEYEERESEFDIEDEDKSEPEQTGADAAEDEEVDVTSVDPIAAFCSSDEELEDSKALLYLPIAPEVEDPEENPYGPPPDAVQTSLMDEGASSEKKRQSSADGSQPPKKKPKTTNIELQGVPNDEVHPLLGVKGDGKSKKKQAGRPKGSKAHQYWIAPEGPHP; from the exons ATGAACCTCGAGTTGCTGG AGTCCTTTGGGCAGAACTATCCAGAG gagGCTGATGGAACTTTGGATTGTATCAGCATGGCCCTGACTTGCACCTTTAACAGGTGGGGCACACTGCTTGCAGTTGGCTGTAATGATGGCCGAATTGTCATCTGGGATTTCTTGACAAGAGGCATCGCTAAAATAATTAGTGCACACATCCATCCAGTCTGTTCTTTATg CTGGAGTCGAGATGGCCATAAGCTTGTGAGTGCTTCCACTGATAACATAGTGTCACAGTGGGACGTTCTTTCAGGCGACTGCGACCAGAGGTTTCGATTCCCTTCACCCATCTTAAAAGTCCAGTATCATCCACGAGATCA gAACAAGGTTCTCGTGTGTCCCATGAAATCTGCTCCTGTCATGTTGACCCTTTCAGATTCCAAACATGTTGTTCTGCCGGTAGACGATGACTCCGATTTGAACGTGGTGGCATCTTTTGATAGGCGAGGGGAATATATTTATACGGGAAATGCAAAAGGCAAG ATTTTGGTCCTAAAAACCGATTCTCAGGATCTTGTTGCTTCCTTCAGAGTAACAACTGGAACAAGCAATACCACGGCCATTAAATCAATTGAATTTGCCCGGAAAGGGAG TTGCTTTTTAATTAACACGGCAGATCGAATAATCAGAGTTTATGATGGCAGAGAAATCTTAACCTGTGGAAGAGATGGAGAGCCTGAACCCATGCAAAAACTGCAGGACTTGGTGAATAG GACCCCGTGGAAGAAATGTTGTTTCTCTGGGGATGGGGAATACATAGTGGCAGGTTCTGCCCGGCAGCATGCCCTGTACATCTGGGAGAAGAGCATCGGTAACCTGGTGAAGATTCTCCATGGAACGAGAGGAGAACTCCTCTTGGATGTAGCT TGGCATCCTGTTCGACCCATCATAGCATCCATTTCTAGTGGAGTGGTATCTATCTGGGCACAAAATCAAGTG GAAAACTGGAGTGCATTTgcaccagatttcaaagaattGGATGAAAATGTAGAATATGAGGAAAGGGAATCAGAGTTTGATATTGAAGATGAAGATAAGAGTGAGCCTGAGCAAACAG GGGCTGATGCTGCAGAAGATGAGGAGGTGGATGTTACCAGTGTGGACCCCATTGCTGCCTTCTGTAGCAG TGATGAAGAGCTGGAAGATTCAAAGGCTCTATTGTATTTACCCATTGCCCCTGAGGTAGAAGACCCAGAAGAAAATCCTTACGGCCCCCCACCTGATGCAGTCCAAACCTCCTTGATGGACGAAGGGGCTAGTTCAGAGAAGAAGAGGCAGTCGTCAGCAGACGGGTCCCAGCCACCCAAGAAGAAGCCCAAAACAACCAATATAGAACTTCAAGGAGTACCAAATGATG AAGTCCATCCACTACTGGGTGTGAAGGGGGATGGCAAATCCAAGAAGAAGCAAGCAGGCCGGCCTAAAGGATCAAAAG
- the RBBP5 gene encoding retinoblastoma-binding protein 5 isoform X6 yields MNLELLESFGQNYPEEADGTLDCISMALTCTFNRWGTLLAVGCNDGRIVIWDFLTRGIAKIISAHIHPVCSLCWSRDGHKLVSASTDNIVSQWDVLSGDCDQRFRFPSPILKVQYHPRDQNKVLVCPMKSAPVMLTLSDSKHVVLPVDDDSDLNVVASFDRRGEYIYTGNAKGKILVLKTDSQDLVASFRVTTGTSNTTAIKSIEFARKGSCFLINTADRIIRVYDGREILTCGRDGEPEPMQKLQDLVNRTPWKKCCFSGDGEYIVAGSARQHALYIWEKSIGNLVKILHGTRGELLLDVAWHPVRPIIASISSGVVSIWAQNQVENWSAFAPDFKELDENVEYEERESEFDIEDEDKSEPEQTGADAAEDEEVDVTSVDPIAAFCSSDEELEDSKALLYLPIAPEVEDPEENPYGPPPDAVQTSLMDEGASSEKKRQSSADGSQPPKKKPKTTNIELQGVPNDEVHPLLGVKGDGKSKKKQAGRPKGSKGGAISELL; encoded by the exons ATGAACCTCGAGTTGCTGG AGTCCTTTGGGCAGAACTATCCAGAG gagGCTGATGGAACTTTGGATTGTATCAGCATGGCCCTGACTTGCACCTTTAACAGGTGGGGCACACTGCTTGCAGTTGGCTGTAATGATGGCCGAATTGTCATCTGGGATTTCTTGACAAGAGGCATCGCTAAAATAATTAGTGCACACATCCATCCAGTCTGTTCTTTATg CTGGAGTCGAGATGGCCATAAGCTTGTGAGTGCTTCCACTGATAACATAGTGTCACAGTGGGACGTTCTTTCAGGCGACTGCGACCAGAGGTTTCGATTCCCTTCACCCATCTTAAAAGTCCAGTATCATCCACGAGATCA gAACAAGGTTCTCGTGTGTCCCATGAAATCTGCTCCTGTCATGTTGACCCTTTCAGATTCCAAACATGTTGTTCTGCCGGTAGACGATGACTCCGATTTGAACGTGGTGGCATCTTTTGATAGGCGAGGGGAATATATTTATACGGGAAATGCAAAAGGCAAG ATTTTGGTCCTAAAAACCGATTCTCAGGATCTTGTTGCTTCCTTCAGAGTAACAACTGGAACAAGCAATACCACGGCCATTAAATCAATTGAATTTGCCCGGAAAGGGAG TTGCTTTTTAATTAACACGGCAGATCGAATAATCAGAGTTTATGATGGCAGAGAAATCTTAACCTGTGGAAGAGATGGAGAGCCTGAACCCATGCAAAAACTGCAGGACTTGGTGAATAG GACCCCGTGGAAGAAATGTTGTTTCTCTGGGGATGGGGAATACATAGTGGCAGGTTCTGCCCGGCAGCATGCCCTGTACATCTGGGAGAAGAGCATCGGTAACCTGGTGAAGATTCTCCATGGAACGAGAGGAGAACTCCTCTTGGATGTAGCT TGGCATCCTGTTCGACCCATCATAGCATCCATTTCTAGTGGAGTGGTATCTATCTGGGCACAAAATCAAGTG GAAAACTGGAGTGCATTTgcaccagatttcaaagaattGGATGAAAATGTAGAATATGAGGAAAGGGAATCAGAGTTTGATATTGAAGATGAAGATAAGAGTGAGCCTGAGCAAACAG GGGCTGATGCTGCAGAAGATGAGGAGGTGGATGTTACCAGTGTGGACCCCATTGCTGCCTTCTGTAGCAG TGATGAAGAGCTGGAAGATTCAAAGGCTCTATTGTATTTACCCATTGCCCCTGAGGTAGAAGACCCAGAAGAAAATCCTTACGGCCCCCCACCTGATGCAGTCCAAACCTCCTTGATGGACGAAGGGGCTAGTTCAGAGAAGAAGAGGCAGTCGTCAGCAGACGGGTCCCAGCCACCCAAGAAGAAGCCCAAAACAACCAATATAGAACTTCAAGGAGTACCAAATGATG AAGTCCATCCACTACTGGGTGTGAAGGGGGATGGCAAATCCAAGAAGAAGCAAGCAGGCCGGCCTAAAGGATCAAAAG
- the RBBP5 gene encoding retinoblastoma-binding protein 5 isoform X5: MNLELLESFGQNYPEEADGTLDCISMALTCTFNRWGTLLAVGCNDGRIVIWDFLTRGIAKIISAHIHPVCSLCWSRDGHKLVSASTDNIVSQWDVLSGDCDQRFRFPSPILKVQYHPRDQNKVLVCPMKSAPVMLTLSDSKHVVLPVDDDSDLNVVASFDRRGEYIYTGNAKGKILVLKTDSQDLVASFRVTTGTSNTTAIKSIEFARKGSCFLINTADRIIRVYDGREILTCGRDGEPEPMQKLQDLVNRTPWKKCCFSGDGEYIVAGSARQHALYIWEKSIGNLVKILHGTRGELLLDVAWHPVRPIIASISSGVVSIWAQNQVENWSAFAPDFKELDENVEYEERESEFDIEDEDKSEPEQTGADAAEDEEVDVTSVDPIAAFCSSDEELEDSKALLYLPIAPEVEDPEENPYGPPPDAVQTSLMDEGASSEKKRQSSADGSQPPKKKPKTTNIELQGVPNDEVHPLLGVKGDGKSKKKQAGRPKGSKAGGAISELL; the protein is encoded by the exons ATGAACCTCGAGTTGCTGG AGTCCTTTGGGCAGAACTATCCAGAG gagGCTGATGGAACTTTGGATTGTATCAGCATGGCCCTGACTTGCACCTTTAACAGGTGGGGCACACTGCTTGCAGTTGGCTGTAATGATGGCCGAATTGTCATCTGGGATTTCTTGACAAGAGGCATCGCTAAAATAATTAGTGCACACATCCATCCAGTCTGTTCTTTATg CTGGAGTCGAGATGGCCATAAGCTTGTGAGTGCTTCCACTGATAACATAGTGTCACAGTGGGACGTTCTTTCAGGCGACTGCGACCAGAGGTTTCGATTCCCTTCACCCATCTTAAAAGTCCAGTATCATCCACGAGATCA gAACAAGGTTCTCGTGTGTCCCATGAAATCTGCTCCTGTCATGTTGACCCTTTCAGATTCCAAACATGTTGTTCTGCCGGTAGACGATGACTCCGATTTGAACGTGGTGGCATCTTTTGATAGGCGAGGGGAATATATTTATACGGGAAATGCAAAAGGCAAG ATTTTGGTCCTAAAAACCGATTCTCAGGATCTTGTTGCTTCCTTCAGAGTAACAACTGGAACAAGCAATACCACGGCCATTAAATCAATTGAATTTGCCCGGAAAGGGAG TTGCTTTTTAATTAACACGGCAGATCGAATAATCAGAGTTTATGATGGCAGAGAAATCTTAACCTGTGGAAGAGATGGAGAGCCTGAACCCATGCAAAAACTGCAGGACTTGGTGAATAG GACCCCGTGGAAGAAATGTTGTTTCTCTGGGGATGGGGAATACATAGTGGCAGGTTCTGCCCGGCAGCATGCCCTGTACATCTGGGAGAAGAGCATCGGTAACCTGGTGAAGATTCTCCATGGAACGAGAGGAGAACTCCTCTTGGATGTAGCT TGGCATCCTGTTCGACCCATCATAGCATCCATTTCTAGTGGAGTGGTATCTATCTGGGCACAAAATCAAGTG GAAAACTGGAGTGCATTTgcaccagatttcaaagaattGGATGAAAATGTAGAATATGAGGAAAGGGAATCAGAGTTTGATATTGAAGATGAAGATAAGAGTGAGCCTGAGCAAACAG GGGCTGATGCTGCAGAAGATGAGGAGGTGGATGTTACCAGTGTGGACCCCATTGCTGCCTTCTGTAGCAG TGATGAAGAGCTGGAAGATTCAAAGGCTCTATTGTATTTACCCATTGCCCCTGAGGTAGAAGACCCAGAAGAAAATCCTTACGGCCCCCCACCTGATGCAGTCCAAACCTCCTTGATGGACGAAGGGGCTAGTTCAGAGAAGAAGAGGCAGTCGTCAGCAGACGGGTCCCAGCCACCCAAGAAGAAGCCCAAAACAACCAATATAGAACTTCAAGGAGTACCAAATGATG AAGTCCATCCACTACTGGGTGTGAAGGGGGATGGCAAATCCAAGAAGAAGCAAGCAGGCCGGCCTAAAGGATCAAAAG
- the RBBP5 gene encoding retinoblastoma-binding protein 5 isoform X7: MNLELLESFGQNYPEEADGTLDCISMALTCTFNRWGTLLAVGCNDGRIVIWDFLTRGIAKIISAHIHPVCSLCWSRDGHKLVSASTDNIVSQWDVLSGDCDQRFRFPSPILKVQYHPRDQNKVLVCPMKSAPVMLTLSDSKHVVLPVDDDSDLNVVASFDRRGEYIYTGNAKGKILVLKTDSQDLVASFRVTTGTSNTTAIKSIEFARKGSCFLINTADRIIRVYDGREILTCGRDGEPEPMQKLQDLVNRTPWKKCCFSGDGEYIVAGSARQHALYIWEKSIGNLVKILHGTRGELLLDVAWHPVRPIIASISSGVVSIWAQNQVENWSAFAPDFKELDENVEYEERESEFDIEDEDKSEPEQTGADAAEDEEVDVTSVDPIAAFCSSDEELEDSKALLYLPIAPEVEDPEENPYGPPPDAVQTSLMDEGASSEKKRQSSADGSQPPKKKPKTTNIELQGVPNDAGGAISELL; the protein is encoded by the exons ATGAACCTCGAGTTGCTGG AGTCCTTTGGGCAGAACTATCCAGAG gagGCTGATGGAACTTTGGATTGTATCAGCATGGCCCTGACTTGCACCTTTAACAGGTGGGGCACACTGCTTGCAGTTGGCTGTAATGATGGCCGAATTGTCATCTGGGATTTCTTGACAAGAGGCATCGCTAAAATAATTAGTGCACACATCCATCCAGTCTGTTCTTTATg CTGGAGTCGAGATGGCCATAAGCTTGTGAGTGCTTCCACTGATAACATAGTGTCACAGTGGGACGTTCTTTCAGGCGACTGCGACCAGAGGTTTCGATTCCCTTCACCCATCTTAAAAGTCCAGTATCATCCACGAGATCA gAACAAGGTTCTCGTGTGTCCCATGAAATCTGCTCCTGTCATGTTGACCCTTTCAGATTCCAAACATGTTGTTCTGCCGGTAGACGATGACTCCGATTTGAACGTGGTGGCATCTTTTGATAGGCGAGGGGAATATATTTATACGGGAAATGCAAAAGGCAAG ATTTTGGTCCTAAAAACCGATTCTCAGGATCTTGTTGCTTCCTTCAGAGTAACAACTGGAACAAGCAATACCACGGCCATTAAATCAATTGAATTTGCCCGGAAAGGGAG TTGCTTTTTAATTAACACGGCAGATCGAATAATCAGAGTTTATGATGGCAGAGAAATCTTAACCTGTGGAAGAGATGGAGAGCCTGAACCCATGCAAAAACTGCAGGACTTGGTGAATAG GACCCCGTGGAAGAAATGTTGTTTCTCTGGGGATGGGGAATACATAGTGGCAGGTTCTGCCCGGCAGCATGCCCTGTACATCTGGGAGAAGAGCATCGGTAACCTGGTGAAGATTCTCCATGGAACGAGAGGAGAACTCCTCTTGGATGTAGCT TGGCATCCTGTTCGACCCATCATAGCATCCATTTCTAGTGGAGTGGTATCTATCTGGGCACAAAATCAAGTG GAAAACTGGAGTGCATTTgcaccagatttcaaagaattGGATGAAAATGTAGAATATGAGGAAAGGGAATCAGAGTTTGATATTGAAGATGAAGATAAGAGTGAGCCTGAGCAAACAG GGGCTGATGCTGCAGAAGATGAGGAGGTGGATGTTACCAGTGTGGACCCCATTGCTGCCTTCTGTAGCAG TGATGAAGAGCTGGAAGATTCAAAGGCTCTATTGTATTTACCCATTGCCCCTGAGGTAGAAGACCCAGAAGAAAATCCTTACGGCCCCCCACCTGATGCAGTCCAAACCTCCTTGATGGACGAAGGGGCTAGTTCAGAGAAGAAGAGGCAGTCGTCAGCAGACGGGTCCCAGCCACCCAAGAAGAAGCCCAAAACAACCAATATAGAACTTCAAGGAGTACCAAATGATG